ATCGACATGGACGGATCATTGCTGCCCTTCAACTGGGCACGCCTGCTCTGGTGGCTGCGCAAACCCCAAAGCCATATCCTGCGCGTGCCGTTAATGGGCGTCGCCAAAAAGCTGCAAAACAGCCGGATGGCGAGCACGCTCGCCTTCATGATGATCGAATATATTCGCCGCGACGCGGTCGCCGATTATGGCACCAAGCGCGGCGATATCGGCTGGGTGCTCGACGACAATCAGGGGATGAACGCCGTGGCCGACGCCATCGAGGCCAAGGTCAATCGCGTGTACCAGATTTACGACAAATCACTCTGACCGCGGGACAGCTTTGCGACAAATAGCGGCCATGATGCGTTTGGGGCGCGGAAAGGCTTTGTCATGGCTGTCCAATATCTTGCCACTAACCGCTTCGGCCTCGGCCGCCGGTTCGACGATCCCGCAATCGCCGATCCCCGGGCTTGGCTGACGCGCCAAATCGTCGACTATGATCCCGCACCACCCGCGCTCGCAGGATTGGCGGGGCGCGACGCGGTCGCTGCCGCCTATGTTGAATATCGCGACGAACGACAGGCGATACGCCGCGAAGCGGCCGACATGCCGATGAGCGAGGAGGAAAAGGGCATGGCCCCCGAACTCCGCCGCCTCTCCCGCTCGGCGATCCGCCGCCACTATGTCGATGCGAGCGCCGCGCGCCTGTCCGCCGCGGTCGCGACGTCAACCCCCTTCCCCGAGCGGCTCGTCCATTTCTGGGCGAATCATTTCGCGGTTTCGGCGGACAAGCAGACCGTCATCGGATTCGCTGGAAATTATGAGAATGAAGCGATCCGTCCGAATATCATGGGCAAATTCGCCGACCTGCTCATCTCCGCTGTGCGTCATCCCGCAATGCTGCTCTATCTCGATCAAGCGCAGAGTTTCGGTCCCGACAGCCCGTTTGCGACACGCGTGCGAAACCGGGGCAAACGGCAGGCGCCGGGGCTCAACGAGAATCTCGCGCGCGAGATACTGGAACTGCACACGCTCGGCGTCCGCGCCGGCTATACCCAAACCGACGTAACGGCTTTTGCGAAGGCACTCACTGGCCTTACCGTCGCGGGCCTTGGGCGCGGTGCAGGACAGCGCCTGATGCCCGCCGACGCGCGCCCCGGCGAGACGGTCTTCATCGGCGCACTCCACGAACCCGGCGCACAGACGATCCTCGGCAAGCGATACGACGACTCGGGTGCCCGGCAAGCCGAAGCCATTCTGCGCGACCTCGCCGTTCATCCCGCGACCGCGAAGCATATCGCTGCCAAGCTGGCGCGTCATTTCACGGCAGACGAGCCGCCGGCGGCACTGGTGGATCGGCTGTCGGCCGACTTCCTCATGACCGGCGGCGACCTCCGTTCGCTATACCGCACGCTCATTGCCTCGCCCGAACCGTGGGCGGCGGCACCCGCGATGTTCAAATCGCCATGGGACTGGACTGTGTCGATGCTGCGAGCGTTGAAGGCACCGGCTCTCGGCGAGCGGCAGAATATCGCCGCGATGTTCACCCAACTTGGCCAGCCCGTGTGGCGCCCCGGGTCGCCCGCGGGCTATGACGACAAAGTCGCAACATGGGCAGGGTCGGCCGCACTGATGCAGCGGGTCGAATTGGCGAGCCGGATCGCCGGACGGATCGGTGATCGCGCCGATCCCCGCCAACTCGCCCCGCTCATCCTCGCCGACGCGCTTACCCCCGACATGACGCAGGCGATCGCGCGGGCCGACAGTCCGGGACGGGGCATCGCGATGCTGTTCGCCAGCCCGGCCTTTTTGCGGAGATAGACGATGATCCTCTCACGCCGCTCGATCATCCTGTCAGGGATCACAGTCGCCGCCGCGGGCACCTTGCCCCGCTTCGCCTATGCCGCCGCAGGGACGCCGAAACGCCTCGTCTTCATCATCCAGCGCGGCGCCGCTGACGGCCTAGGGATCGTCGCGCCGACCGGAGATCCCGGCTTTGCCGCGGCACGGCGCGCGATGGCCGACGAAACAGCGGACGGCGCGAAACTCGACGCCATGTTCACGCTGCACCCGGCACTGGCCGCAACCGCAGGTCTCTATTCGCGCAAACATGCGCATTTCGCGCACGCAGTTGCCACCGGTTATCGCGACCGGTCGCATTTCGACGGGCAGAATATGCTCGAGGGCGGCGGATCGCGACCCTATGGGCGGGACGACGGTTGGGTCGGACGCTTGCTCACCCTGCTCCCGGCAGCCGAGCGCGACGCGATCGCGATCGCCCCCGCCGTCCCGCTTGCGCTGCGCGGGCCATTGCAGGTCGGGACCTATGCCCCCAGCCGCCTGCCGCAGGCCGACGCCGACCTGGTGGCGCGGCTGACCGCGCTCTACGCCGACGATCCGCTGCTCCATCCGTTATGGGACAGCGCCGTGAAGACCCAGGAACTCGCGAGCGACATCGGGGGCAATAATGGCCGCAACGGCGCCGAACTCGGCAAGCTCGCTGCCTCGCTGATGCTCCCCGCCGATGGAGCGCGCGTGATGATGGTCGAAACCGGCGGCTGGGACACGCACAGCGGCCAGCGCGGCCGGCTTGCGGCGCAGCTTCGCGGGCTCGATCAACTCGTCGGTGCGTTGCAAACCGGCATCGGACCTGCGTGGAACGACACGCTCGTCATCGTCGCGACCGAATTCGGCCGCACGGTCGAAATCAACGGTACCGGCGGCACCGATCATGGCACCGCTTCGACCGCGATGCTGCTCGGCGGCGGGCTGGCGGCGGGCGGCAAGGTATCGGCCGATTGGCCAGGCCTGGGCGTCGCAGCACGTTACGACGGCCGCGACCTCAAGCCGACGCGCAGCCTCGAAAGCGTGATCGCCGGAGCGGTCGCGCATCATTATGCGCTCGACCCGAAGCGAGTGATGACGACGCTTTATCCCGACGCTTGAGCGCTAGTCGAGCATGGCCCAGGTTGGTGCATGGTCGCTCGCCTTTTCGCGACCGCGATGATCCTTGTCGACGCCGGCGTCGACCAGCCGGTCGGCGAGCGCGGGGCTGAGCAGCAGATGGTCGATGCGAAACCCGTGGTCGCGCTGCCAGCCGCCCGCCTGATAGTCCCAGAAGGTCCACACGCCGCCCGCCGGATGGCGGCTGCGGATCGCGTCGGTCCAGCCGTCGCCGAGCATCCGAAAATATGCATCGCGCGATTCGGGCTGCATCAGCGCGTCGGTCGACATAGCACGCGGGTCCCACACATCGTCGTCGTGCGGGATGACATTGTAATCGCCGGTCAGGATTGTCGGGATTTCACTCGCGAGCAGGAATTTCGCGCGCTCGCGCAGCCGCTCCATCCAGCGCAGCTTGTAGTCGAATTTCGGCCCCGGCTGCGGGTTGCCGTTGGGAAGATAGATCGACGCGACGCGGAGGCCATGGATGTCGGCCTCCAGATAGCGTGACTGTTCGTCTTCCGCCTCGCCCGCGAGCCCGCGTTGCGTTTCGACCGGCTGCGTACCCTTGGCGAGAATCGCGACGCCGTTGAAGCCTTTTTGCCCATGATAGAGGAAGCCATAGCCCGCCGCCTCGATCTCTTTCGTCGGCATCGTCTCGTCGCTCGATTTCAGTTCCTGCAGGCAGGCGATATCGGGCTGCGTTTCCTCGAGCCATTCGACGAGGCGCGGCAGACGGGCCTTGATCCCGTTGATATTGAAGGTCGCGATTTTCATTGGCTCGCTATGCCAGCAAGCACGCCGCTGTGAAAGGCGTCAGATCGAGAAGCTGGATCCGCAACCGCAACCCGAAGCCGCATTGGGGTTTTCCACCTTGAAAGACGACCCACCGAGCGAATCGACGAAATCGACGATGCAGCCGCGCACAAGGTCGATGCTGATCGGGTCGACCACCAGCTTCACGCCGTCAGTCTCTGTGACGATGTCATCGGCATCGATCCCCTCGGCAAGGCCGAAGCGATAGGTGAAGCCCGAACAGCCACCGCCATCGACAGCGAGGCGGAGCGCCGCATCGGCCTCGCCCTTACGATCAGCGATCCAGCGGACGCGCGCCGCGGCGGCCGGCGACAGGGTGATTTCGGAAAGCTGCGTTGCCATGATCATTAGATAGGAGCCTTGTGCCCAAATAAAAAGGGCGCCTCGACGGTTGACCCGCCTGGCGCCCCTCCTCTCCGACCCAGGAAAGCTTGTTATTCGGGACCGCCCATCGCGACATTCTTGCCGGTGATTGCAGCGATCGCCATCTGGTCCGACCGCACGAACGGCATCGGATTGACCGGCGCGCCTTCGATGCGGACTTCATAATGGAGGTGGTTGCCGGTCGAACGGCCGGTCGACCCGACATAACCGAGGACCTGACCCTTCTTCACCGACTGACCGGGGGTCACGATGTACGACGACATGTGGCCGTAGCGCGTCTGGATCGCGTTGCCATGCTCGACTTCGACATAGTTGCCATAGCCGCCGAGGCGCTGGGCGCGGCCGACGATGCCGTCGGCGGTCGCGTAAATCGGGGTGCCGTGCGGCGCCGGAATGTCGATGCCGTTGTGGCGGGCGACCTTGCCGGTAACCGGGTGGACGCGCATGCCATACGACGAGGACAGCGACATCTGGTCAATCGGGCGACGCGAAGGCACTGCAACGCCGATCGAGGCGGTCAGACCGGTGTCGAGGCGCTTCCACGCCTGAAAAATTGCGCGGGCTTCACTGTCTTCACCGGCCGACGGAACGCCAGCGGTAAAGCTGTCGTCATCGGGTTCGTCGGGAACGACAATGCTAGCATCGGCGCTGGTTTCGGCGGCGTGGACGGCCGGGGTGGCCAGTCCGAAACATGCTGCCGCGCAGACGATTGCGACTTGGTGCAACTTCTGCGCCAGAAGAGTGTTAATCAAAACGACGACCCCGCGTTTGCCATGTCGCCAAAGTCCGTAGATGGGCCTTGGCGCCGGTGTTTCTTGGTTTGGATGATTGCTCATCCCCCGCGGAAGCCTGTGTGCTGTTCCAATCCTTACGAAGCAATAACGGCGTAGAATTCTTGCGTTAAACCGGCGTCGTGGCGCGCCGAGTCGTTGAACGGTGGCTTCAAACTGCCCCGAAAGCGCGATTTTACTAGGGCGTGCCACGTTTCGACGACGTTGAATCCCATTTCATCGCACTTTCGCCGAAACCAGACTGTGCCGGCGGTCACATGGCGAATTTCATCGTTGTAAATGCGTGATAAAATCTTCGCCGAGGTCTCGTCGCCCACAGCGCGGAAGCGTTCCACGGTCGACGGCGTGACGTCGAGACCCCGCGCTTCAAGGACCATTGGCACGATCGCAAGCCGCGCTAGCACGTCATCGGCGGTGGATTCGGCCGATTCCCACAATCCGGCATGTGCAGGTAGCGCGCCATAATGACTCCCGAGCTGGCGGAGCCGCCGGTCGAGCAACGCAAAATGCATCGCCTCGTCGGCCGCCACCCCGATCCAGTCGTCGACGAACTGCCGCGGAAATTGATCACCGAACCGGCCAACCAGATCGACCGCAAGATCGATCGCGACGAACTCGATATGCGCGAGCGCATGGAGCAGCGCGATGCGCCCACGCTCGGAACCGCCCCTGCCGCGCTTCGGCATCCGGTTCGGCGGGAGCAGTTCGGGCGCGGCGGGCCATGCGGGCTGGTCGGGCATCGGCGTGTCGCAGCGATGCGCGAGCAGACCCTGCCGCCATGCCCGCGCCAGGCCGCGTGCCGCGCGGCGCTTGTCGTGTGGGTCCGGCGTCAGCAGGACCGCCCGCGCGGCTTCACCCAGCGAGTTCATCAAAGGGCCTTTGCGGCCTCCAGCACGGCGTCGGCATGGCCCTTCACACGCACCTTGCGCCATTCTTTCGCGAGCTTGCCGTCGCGGCCAAATAGGAAGGTCGAGCGCTCGATTCCCATATAGGTGCGGCCGTAATTCTGCTTTTCGACCCAAGTGCCAAAGGCTTCGCACACCGCCCCCTCTTCATCGGATGCGAGGCGGACGGTCAGCCCATATTTGTCGCGAAACTTGCAGAGCTTCGCCGGGGCGTCGCGCGATACGGCAAGAACCTGCGCGTTCAGATGCGCAAATTCGGGCGCTAGGCGCGTAAAATCCTGCGCCTCGGTCGTGCAACCCGGCGTGTCGGCCTTGGGATAGAAATAGACGACGAGCGGAGCGCCCTTCATCGCTGCAAGGTCGATCGCCGCGCCATCGGCATCCAATAATTTCACGGCGGGAATGGCATCTCCGATTGCGAGGGTCACGGCTTTGTCTCCTGCTTTGCGGGGCGAATCGAGGCCCACCAGTTCGCGATCTCCTGCCGCGCGGCGTCGTGCGCGGCAAGCAGTTGCGGCCAGCCGGGCTCACCGCACTGGCTCGCCACCAACTGCCGCGCCGCCGCGGTCGGCGGCTCTCCCTCAGGCGCGGTGAGACGAAGCATCACCAGCATCCGCGCGAGCAAGCCGTGCGCGTCGACCAGCTCGGGCGGGGCGAGCCCGGCCGCTTTCATGCACCCGAGTGCTGCCGAGATGTTCGGATCGTGGCACTGGCCGCTGACGAGCTGGGTCACCTGCATTGCAAATTCCAGGTCGACGAGCCCCCCGGGGCCGCCCTTTATGTCGAGCGGCCCCTGCGGCGGCTTGTGCGCCGCAATTTTGCTCCGCATTTCGGCGGCGTCGGCCGCGAGCTTCGCCGCGTCCCGCGGAATCGAGAGCAGTTCGTCGACAATGCGCTGCACCTCGGTCTTCGCCGCGTCCGAGCCATAAACCGGCCGCGCGCGCAGCAGCGCCATATGCTCCCACGTCCATGCTTCCTCGCGCTGGTAGCGTTCGAAACTGTCGACCGTCACCACCAGGGGGCCCTGCGCGCCTTGCGGACGCAGCCGCGTATCGACATCGTACAGCTTGCCCGCTGCGGTCGGCACCGACATCGCACCCGTCACGCGCTGCGCAAGGCGGTTATAATAGGTCGTCGCACCAAGCGGGCGCGGCCCGTCGGATTCGGCGAGATGGTCGCCGGTGAAGAGGTAGATGAGGTCAAGGTCCGACGCGTGCGTCAGCGCCCGGCCACCGAGCCGGCCGAGCGCGAGCACGACGAGTTCGCTGTCGGGGACGCGGCCGTGCGCCGCGACGAATTCGGCCACGGTCGCGTCGGCGAGCACCTGCAGCGCCGCTTCGGCAAGCTCCGAATAGCCGCAGGCGATCGTCAGCGGGTCGGTCGCGCCCGCCACGAGCTGCGCACCATAAGCGAAGCGCCGTTCGCCGACATGATCGCGCACCCGGTCGAGCAACCGCTCATAATCGAGCGCAGCCAGCCCCGGCCCCCATTCGGCAGTCAGTTGCTCCTTGTTGGCCGGCGCATCGAAAGCACGCTGATCGATCAGCCCCTCGATCAGCTCGACGCGAGTGCCGAGCGCGTCGGCGAGCGTCGGGGCGAGCGACAATATCCGCGTCGCGATCCGCGCCAGAGCCGGCTGCGCAGCGAGCAGATGAAAGAAGTTTATCGCACTCGGCAACCCCGCAACAAGCTTGTCGAAGCGCGTCAGCGTCGCTTGCGGATCGGGTGCCGCGCCCAGCGCCTTGATCAGTTCGGGCAGCATCGTCTCGAGCGCGTCGAGCGCCGCCGGGCTGCGCAGCGCGCGCAGCTTTCCGCCGCGCCATTCGGCGATCGTGCGCACCGCGGCATCGGGCGGGTCGAACCCCGCTGCGGCCAACTGCGCCGCAAGGCTGTCCTCGTCGCGCGGAAGGCCGGTGGTCACCGCGCGCTCCGCGACCAGCCGGTCGTAACAGGTGCCGACGTCCGCCACGACGGGTTCAAGCATCGCGAGCAGCGCCGCACCATCGGCCTCGCCATCGAGCTGTGCGACGCAGTCGAGAGCCGCCCCCTGCGTCGGCAGGCTATGCGTCTGCTGGTCCTCGATCATTTGCAATCGATGTTCGATGCGGCGGAGCGTCGCATAATGGCCCGAAAGGCGGGCCGCATCCTCAGGCTCGATCCGGCCCGCCGCTGCCAGCGCTGCTAGCGCATCGACCGTCGCAGGCACGCGCAGCGAGGGATCGCGCCCGCCATAGATGAGCTGATGGACCTGAGCGAAAAACTCGATCTCGCGGATGCCGCCGCGCCCGCGCTTCAGGTCAAAGCCCGGGCCGAATGCCTGCCCCTGCGCGAAATGGTCGCGGATCCGGTCGCTCATCGCACCGATTTCCTTGAGCTGCCGGAAATCGAGGCTGCGACGCCAGATGAAAGGTTGGATCGCCGACAGGAACTGCTCGCCCAGCGCTCGGTCGCCGGCCGACGCGCGGCTGCGGATGAACGCCGCCTGTTCCCACGCCAGCGCCTCCGATTCATAATAGGAAATCGCCGCATCGACCGGCAGCACGATCGGCGTCACCTCCGGATGCGGACGCAGGCGCAGATCGACGCGCAGGACATGGCCGTCGCCGGTGCGCGCCGACAATATCTCGGTCATCCGCCGCGCGATCCGCACCGCCGCCTCGCCAGGATCGTCGCGTTGCCGGCGCGGCAATGTCTCCGGATCGAAAATCAGGATCGGGTCGATGTCCGACGAGTAGTTGAGCTCGTGGCTACCGAGCTTGCCGAGCGCGATCACCGAAAGCCCGCGCGGCTCCTCGTCGGGAACACGTTCGGCGAAAGCCGCCGCAAGCGCCGCGTCGCACGCCTGGTCGGCAAAGTTCGACAGAAGCCGCGTCGTCGTCGCGACATCATGCTCGCCCGACAGGTCGCCGAGCGCAAGCAGCAGCGCCATACGGCCGCGCCACTGGCGCAGCGTCCGCATGATATCGTCGCCGACCGTCGGTGGCGCGACCGCCGTCAGCGCTGCATCGGTGCCTTCGCGCAGATAGCTGGCGACATCATCGGGATTGAGGTCCGCGAGCCGCGCGAGAAAAGGCGCATGCGCGGTAAGCCGGTCGAGTGCCGACTGGCGGCTGGAAGCGTCGAGGATAGCCATCGCCCCGCCCTATCACCCGCGGCGCCGCGTGTGACAAGGGTGCGGGGCGAAACGCCGCCGGGCGTCAGGCCGGAATCGTCGATTCGTCGAAGAACAGCACCTGCGAGATCGCTGCGCGCAGCGTTGCGGGCTGGTAGGGCTTGGTCAGCAGGAACGCTGGCTCGGGCCGGTCGCCGGTGAGCAGCCGCTCGGGAAAGGCCGTGATGAAGATTACCGGCACTTTAAGGTCGGTCAGGATTTCCTGCACCGCCTCGATCCCCGAACTGTTGTCGGCGAGCTGGATGTCGGCGAGCACGAGCCCAGGCTGATGCTTCTGTGCCTCGGCGACCGCCTCGCGGTGCGTCGTGGCAACGCCGACGACGTCGTGACCGAGTTCGCGGACGATCATTTCGATATCCATCGCGATGATCGGTTCGTCCTCGATGATCAGGATACGCGCGCGCGTCTGGCGGTCGATCTCGTCGGTCGCATCGGAGATCAGGCCGCGCACGGCCTCTCCATCGCGGCCGATGATGCGGCCGGTATCCTCGACGCTGAACCCCTCGACCGCAGTCAGTAACAAGGCCTGCCGCGCCAGCGAGGGTATGCGGCGCAGGCGCGCATCGGCAATCGCGATATCGGTCAGGGCGTCGCGGTCGTTCGCGGCCGCCTGTTCGGCCATCAGGCCGAAATTGTCATGGACCATCCGGTACAATTGGATGCGCAGGTCGGCGCCGATGTCGACCGCCCCGGGGTTCGCCACCAATGTTTCGAGCAGACGTGCGACCAGCGCATCCCCGCTTTGCTGGCTTCCGGAAATGGACCGGCCATAACGCCGCAGATAAGGAAGGTGCGGCGCAACCGACTGACCCAATGACATATTTTACCTCCTGATAACCGCACAAACTTTGGCAGACACGTCCGAAAAAGGGCCGGCTCACCACGCTTCCCCGGCATCATCCAATATATTTCGTCGATAGGGAACGATTTAGCATTAAAATAGTTTCATGCCGAAGGAACAAACGCGCCATTGCTCTTTGGTGTATGCGCGGTTAGCAAAAGGCCCCATGTCCAGCGGATGCTTCAATAATGTCGTCTAAAACCGGTTCGCCGCGCGGCGAGTCCTCCGGAAAGGACGCGGATAAGAAAACTTCCGCAAAAGGACAGGACGTCAACGGCGCCCTGCGCCGCGCCTATGAATCTACCGTCGACGAGACAATTCCCCAGTCGCTGCTCGATCTGCTGAGCAAACTCGACTGAGTCAGCTTCCCTTCGCCTCGCGCTTGTAGCGCGCGCCGAAATCGCTCTGGAACGCGGCGAAACTGCCCGCCCCGATCGCGTCGCGCATGTCCTGCATCAAATCCTGATAATAATGCAGATTGTGCTGCGTCATCAGCATTGCGCCCAGCATCTCGTTCGAACGGACGAGGTGATGCAGATAGGCGCGCGACCAGGTCGCGCACACGGGGCAAGCGCATGAAGCATCCAGCGGCGTCTGATCCTCGGCAAATTTCGCGTTACGGATATTGATCGGCCCGTCGCGGGTGAAGGCCTGCCCGTTGCGCCCGGACCGCGTCGGCAGCACGCAGTCGAACATGTCGACCCCGCGCGCGACCGCGCCGACAAGGTCGTCGGGCTTGCCGACCCCCATCAAATAGCGCGGCTTGTCGGCGGGAAGCTGGCCCGGCGCATAGTCGAGTACCCCGAACATTGCCTCCTGCCCTTCGCCAACGGCGAGTCCGCCGATCGCATAGCCGTCGAAACCGATGTCGGTCAGCGCCGCTGCCGAAC
This sequence is a window from Sphingopyxis sp. USTB-05. Protein-coding genes within it:
- a CDS encoding DUF1800 family protein, whose product is MAVQYLATNRFGLGRRFDDPAIADPRAWLTRQIVDYDPAPPALAGLAGRDAVAAAYVEYRDERQAIRREAADMPMSEEEKGMAPELRRLSRSAIRRHYVDASAARLSAAVATSTPFPERLVHFWANHFAVSADKQTVIGFAGNYENEAIRPNIMGKFADLLISAVRHPAMLLYLDQAQSFGPDSPFATRVRNRGKRQAPGLNENLAREILELHTLGVRAGYTQTDVTAFAKALTGLTVAGLGRGAGQRLMPADARPGETVFIGALHEPGAQTILGKRYDDSGARQAEAILRDLAVHPATAKHIAAKLARHFTADEPPAALVDRLSADFLMTGGDLRSLYRTLIASPEPWAAAPAMFKSPWDWTVSMLRALKAPALGERQNIAAMFTQLGQPVWRPGSPAGYDDKVATWAGSAALMQRVELASRIAGRIGDRADPRQLAPLILADALTPDMTQAIARADSPGRGIAMLFASPAFLRR
- a CDS encoding DUF1501 domain-containing protein, coding for MILSRRSIILSGITVAAAGTLPRFAYAAAGTPKRLVFIIQRGAADGLGIVAPTGDPGFAAARRAMADETADGAKLDAMFTLHPALAATAGLYSRKHAHFAHAVATGYRDRSHFDGQNMLEGGGSRPYGRDDGWVGRLLTLLPAAERDAIAIAPAVPLALRGPLQVGTYAPSRLPQADADLVARLTALYADDPLLHPLWDSAVKTQELASDIGGNNGRNGAELGKLAASLMLPADGARVMMVETGGWDTHSGQRGRLAAQLRGLDQLVGALQTGIGPAWNDTLVIVATEFGRTVEINGTGGTDHGTASTAMLLGGGLAAGGKVSADWPGLGVAARYDGRDLKPTRSLESVIAGAVAHHYALDPKRVMTTLYPDA
- the xth gene encoding exodeoxyribonuclease III, with protein sequence MKIATFNINGIKARLPRLVEWLEETQPDIACLQELKSSDETMPTKEIEAAGYGFLYHGQKGFNGVAILAKGTQPVETQRGLAGEAEDEQSRYLEADIHGLRVASIYLPNGNPQPGPKFDYKLRWMERLRERAKFLLASEIPTILTGDYNVIPHDDDVWDPRAMSTDALMQPESRDAYFRMLGDGWTDAIRSRHPAGGVWTFWDYQAGGWQRDHGFRIDHLLLSPALADRLVDAGVDKDHRGREKASDHAPTWAMLD
- the erpA gene encoding iron-sulfur cluster insertion protein ErpA; translation: MATQLSEITLSPAAAARVRWIADRKGEADAALRLAVDGGGCSGFTYRFGLAEGIDADDIVTETDGVKLVVDPISIDLVRGCIVDFVDSLGGSSFKVENPNAASGCGCGSSFSI
- a CDS encoding M23 family metallopeptidase → MHQVAIVCAAACFGLATPAVHAAETSADASIVVPDEPDDDSFTAGVPSAGEDSEARAIFQAWKRLDTGLTASIGVAVPSRRPIDQMSLSSSYGMRVHPVTGKVARHNGIDIPAPHGTPIYATADGIVGRAQRLGGYGNYVEVEHGNAIQTRYGHMSSYIVTPGQSVKKGQVLGYVGSTGRSTGNHLHYEVRIEGAPVNPMPFVRSDQMAIAAITGKNVAMGGPE
- a CDS encoding ferritin-like domain-containing protein yields the protein MNSLGEAARAVLLTPDPHDKRRAARGLARAWRQGLLAHRCDTPMPDQPAWPAAPELLPPNRMPKRGRGGSERGRIALLHALAHIEFVAIDLAVDLVGRFGDQFPRQFVDDWIGVAADEAMHFALLDRRLRQLGSHYGALPAHAGLWESAESTADDVLARLAIVPMVLEARGLDVTPSTVERFRAVGDETSAKILSRIYNDEIRHVTAGTVWFRRKCDEMGFNVVETWHALVKSRFRGSLKPPFNDSARHDAGLTQEFYAVIAS
- a CDS encoding peroxiredoxin; protein product: MTLAIGDAIPAVKLLDADGAAIDLAAMKGAPLVVYFYPKADTPGCTTEAQDFTRLAPEFAHLNAQVLAVSRDAPAKLCKFRDKYGLTVRLASDEEGAVCEAFGTWVEKQNYGRTYMGIERSTFLFGRDGKLAKEWRKVRVKGHADAVLEAAKAL
- a CDS encoding bifunctional [glutamine synthetase] adenylyltransferase/[glutamine synthetase]-adenylyl-L-tyrosine phosphorylase; the encoded protein is MAILDASSRQSALDRLTAHAPFLARLADLNPDDVASYLREGTDAALTAVAPPTVGDDIMRTLRQWRGRMALLLALGDLSGEHDVATTTRLLSNFADQACDAALAAAFAERVPDEEPRGLSVIALGKLGSHELNYSSDIDPILIFDPETLPRRQRDDPGEAAVRIARRMTEILSARTGDGHVLRVDLRLRPHPEVTPIVLPVDAAISYYESEALAWEQAAFIRSRASAGDRALGEQFLSAIQPFIWRRSLDFRQLKEIGAMSDRIRDHFAQGQAFGPGFDLKRGRGGIREIEFFAQVHQLIYGGRDPSLRVPATVDALAALAAAGRIEPEDAARLSGHYATLRRIEHRLQMIEDQQTHSLPTQGAALDCVAQLDGEADGAALLAMLEPVVADVGTCYDRLVAERAVTTGLPRDEDSLAAQLAAAGFDPPDAAVRTIAEWRGGKLRALRSPAALDALETMLPELIKALGAAPDPQATLTRFDKLVAGLPSAINFFHLLAAQPALARIATRILSLAPTLADALGTRVELIEGLIDQRAFDAPANKEQLTAEWGPGLAALDYERLLDRVRDHVGERRFAYGAQLVAGATDPLTIACGYSELAEAALQVLADATVAEFVAAHGRVPDSELVVLALGRLGGRALTHASDLDLIYLFTGDHLAESDGPRPLGATTYYNRLAQRVTGAMSVPTAAGKLYDVDTRLRPQGAQGPLVVTVDSFERYQREEAWTWEHMALLRARPVYGSDAAKTEVQRIVDELLSIPRDAAKLAADAAEMRSKIAAHKPPQGPLDIKGGPGGLVDLEFAMQVTQLVSGQCHDPNISAALGCMKAAGLAPPELVDAHGLLARMLVMLRLTAPEGEPPTAAARQLVASQCGEPGWPQLLAAHDAARQEIANWWASIRPAKQETKP
- a CDS encoding response regulator produces the protein MSLGQSVAPHLPYLRRYGRSISGSQQSGDALVARLLETLVANPGAVDIGADLRIQLYRMVHDNFGLMAEQAAANDRDALTDIAIADARLRRIPSLARQALLLTAVEGFSVEDTGRIIGRDGEAVRGLISDATDEIDRQTRARILIIEDEPIIAMDIEMIVRELGHDVVGVATTHREAVAEAQKHQPGLVLADIQLADNSSGIEAVQEILTDLKVPVIFITAFPERLLTGDRPEPAFLLTKPYQPATLRAAISQVLFFDESTIPA
- a CDS encoding NepR family anti-sigma factor produces the protein MSSKTGSPRGESSGKDADKKTSAKGQDVNGALRRAYESTVDETIPQSLLDLLSKLD